The Fibrobacter sp. UWR4 genome has a window encoding:
- the sprA gene encoding cell surface protein SprA: MKYWFYAVGVALTAGFAWSQSDSTSVVSASDAEVSDPDPAETEWQPTLQYISLPPSVNPLNGMLPFGGIGASPRLMNDSRGQVFTHDVDVATREMDVSEKRVNSVSRDTIPLWSAHYPELTDYVADMYDIGRKGLWLNGLVGQANDGYETPETGSVFDITIPVTMPAWMRDFGLDKPKLMLQGTMDIRLKGYGEKDDAEGSTKTSLWPSPTLDYTPNFMVKGKIGPYITVEINNVEQGLGAQNQVRVVYEESYKDEFEDYILQRVEAGTTNLTLTGTELTGYSENHQGLFGIKADWKLGDWRLTTIASQDGGSQEEYSLKANESTSEFQVLDKQFIPYRYYFLNQEARGNYVTSAIGGNKSPHYEVSDLRLYRRASTNATTGVIEKVTAVYTTRSGKKVEKMVDRLVEIPDKEYSYDNRTGILKINTANRNTLIAASWSSKTGDGSGRSSNKEVKDGSRVVLIQWDATLSELTDIDQLMLRNVYNIGITDASASNFVLRMKNKSGIAGSYLRTLGLVDETTGSPLVNDATIFKKDASGSYTGEMWLPCKAVRDYDSTAHITIEKAKDFCLEPLRQLDSTAAMAQLYTLPVYNLNRYTNRFYFESVGKRRSSTISVRDPSSSYAVGGNSCMDISPGTEKVTAGSTTLIRGTDYEVNYELGQIELLSERALDPNKEIKVSFECEPLFEIDNKLLLGARAELPLDLYGLGAGSVFGITALYKSQSTTAKTPTLGNEPYSSVLWGMNLRLQDTIPALTELVNAIPGINTTAQSSWRFEAEFAASRHNANTSDDVEALVEDFEATTSGLTYSLSRLSWYQASPPGGDTLNMSTYIKNQDYRHKGEFIWHSNNTELYKHIYPTVGNSDVDNQHLTVLKMTLRANDNLTGNSWGGVMRPNSSYYQDMSDMKYIEVVARGNVGSIYLDLGLVSEDLSINGYAPNGVYDGENDLGTTVALHDRGLDNKTGDNETRLVWDCRTSECQYEEKSSLNSDASTSDIAMDDFNGNLDDDSDPPVNINGTENNSGERTYDTEDINKNGSLDRDISFVRYRIDLSDEDPLHFEELKNGWRKWRIPLSQYDTIVSSTGSDYRTILGEAQYTRMWIGSLSNGVSEAKVQVAGLAVVGNSWEDATVADFYKTSSSENSQIVEVNGVEQQVSAEVATRDATFIKVSTLNNRENSDRYHKSPNTKTERDSDSNAPLKETALVLDYQNMSPGQEVGVTRIFDTDKKDFSSYKSLKMEIHYETKAKSTPVRFAIQFGEGSLEGSSDYYEWSFRPIKKQDPCGAREQDCDEENWLDNAFAMDIADFSDLKRGRRPPYVNAVEKNLGGDREEKIRLVGNPSVSSIDWIRFVIIADSSASAEDLEGTFWLDDLRLSDMDTDWGYAARVGGQVNFADFISLSGTVRYQDGAFATLSTSNGSPKPKISEAASQLDIAGDFTMNLNKFLNDSAGFHIPLSLGYHSTTKRPYMKPTDDLLLNKSSFGEMTSDMFQNELEVTSDKKEQALRDSAESKGYQSYVREKTFGISFRKDYKASETKLGEVLSQMFLERPAFSYSYRESEGRSTTSADSTYSYHTVMEYKLGTFSMFKFRPFSNLAKYGWAKELSKTEFEPWPQTLDLTLFDFNYVRYVNQSRDPDFVEPQVDRVVTYTAELNHKLNMRWNILSFLSANYAINVKRDMYGGGDREGFTKENFFSKGEGGLFANGYVFDFDHSDRKVYFSADSIVAIPYDTIPRVNANGDTMTINMDNPDSYQILYDSTTFYKVDSVGRREYGRSYGILRNERSRSQQFKLTFNPRLIPFIPFTTSFSSDLNQQKSIPNDYDFMDETSIEKNFWTISQTNRFEFAPTLKVLDLVKNFGKESAAAKALEAIKWREVKFNWSARTNTVGENFTLAQLYEEQGVTPLQYYLYGLGLGNGYRNRGLWNIVSGDMGLDHRDDYRGFAQYRNHHVDTLVYQGNFRHSVSRNFQVSSGITLPIWDIGLSGDLQWKEDFSQSREYPMYIDTTTVWPKIGIGITVPNFSQRVSFLNGFRSVSTTHRFEYTKTTTVHPFQSAEDSWSHSINFNPLVRISFLLQNNMRIENSVRMKIESTDRRPKEEVAGCVNWTPANRECEDVNSTDTTDYYWETPWIHTNLYNDFAFNIGDDITITYPLKIDKVLKIWRWFYKFKNSIDLKFTAGYDYKKTIRKEYNTVEGYYMWNKDSGTDGVFKQWSYVSPTTGKKTETAVYKPDLELVDRTVPSRTHEWFLRPSASYQFNKMASMSSFIEYRQIHEKLDDETPHLRQILQFEIALMLRFN; the protein is encoded by the coding sequence TTGAAATATTGGTTTTATGCTGTTGGTGTGGCTCTGACTGCAGGCTTTGCCTGGTCCCAGAGCGATTCTACATCCGTTGTGTCTGCATCTGATGCAGAGGTCTCCGACCCGGATCCTGCAGAAACGGAATGGCAACCCACTCTCCAGTATATTTCTTTGCCTCCCTCAGTAAATCCCCTGAACGGGATGCTTCCTTTTGGCGGTATTGGCGCTAGCCCTCGCCTGATGAATGATTCCAGAGGACAGGTCTTTACTCATGATGTGGACGTGGCCACTCGTGAAATGGATGTCAGCGAAAAGCGTGTCAACTCTGTATCCAGGGATACGATTCCCCTGTGGTCCGCCCACTATCCGGAATTGACGGACTATGTGGCGGACATGTACGATATTGGCCGTAAGGGTCTGTGGCTGAATGGCCTTGTGGGCCAGGCAAATGACGGTTACGAAACTCCGGAAACCGGTTCTGTATTTGATATTACCATCCCTGTGACCATGCCTGCCTGGATGAGGGATTTTGGCTTGGACAAGCCTAAGCTGATGCTCCAGGGTACCATGGACATCCGTCTGAAGGGATATGGCGAAAAGGATGATGCTGAAGGCAGTACGAAGACCAGTCTTTGGCCCAGCCCTACGTTGGATTATACACCGAACTTCATGGTGAAGGGTAAGATCGGCCCGTATATCACTGTGGAAATCAATAACGTGGAGCAGGGCCTTGGTGCCCAGAACCAGGTCCGCGTGGTGTACGAGGAATCCTATAAGGATGAATTTGAAGACTACATCCTGCAACGCGTCGAGGCTGGTACCACGAACTTGACTTTGACTGGTACCGAACTGACTGGTTATTCGGAAAACCATCAGGGCCTGTTCGGTATCAAGGCTGACTGGAAGTTGGGGGACTGGCGCCTGACGACGATTGCGTCCCAGGATGGAGGCTCTCAGGAAGAGTACTCCCTGAAGGCGAATGAGTCTACCTCTGAATTCCAGGTGCTGGATAAACAGTTCATTCCGTATCGATACTACTTCTTGAACCAGGAAGCCAGGGGCAATTACGTCACTAGCGCGATTGGCGGTAACAAGTCTCCCCACTATGAAGTTTCTGATCTCAGGCTTTATCGTCGTGCATCTACCAATGCTACTACTGGCGTTATTGAAAAGGTGACTGCTGTCTATACCACACGTTCTGGTAAGAAGGTGGAAAAGATGGTGGACCGCCTGGTGGAAATTCCTGATAAGGAATACTCTTACGATAACAGGACGGGTATCCTGAAAATCAATACGGCAAACCGTAACACGTTGATTGCCGCAAGCTGGAGCAGCAAGACTGGAGATGGCTCTGGACGTAGTAGCAACAAGGAAGTGAAGGATGGTTCCAGAGTCGTATTGATTCAGTGGGATGCGACTCTTTCTGAACTGACAGATATCGATCAGTTGATGCTCCGTAATGTTTATAACATCGGCATCACGGATGCGAGCGCCTCCAACTTTGTGCTGCGCATGAAGAATAAGTCTGGCATCGCTGGTTCGTACTTGAGGACGCTGGGCCTTGTGGATGAAACTACGGGTAGTCCCCTGGTGAATGACGCAACCATCTTCAAGAAAGATGCTTCCGGTAGCTATACCGGTGAAATGTGGTTGCCCTGTAAGGCCGTTCGCGACTATGATTCTACAGCCCACATCACTATTGAAAAGGCTAAGGACTTCTGCTTGGAACCTTTGCGTCAGTTGGATTCTACTGCCGCTATGGCTCAGTTGTATACGCTGCCGGTCTATAACTTGAACCGCTATACGAACCGATTCTACTTTGAATCTGTAGGTAAACGTCGTAGCTCTACCATTAGCGTTCGTGATCCTAGCTCCAGTTACGCTGTGGGCGGAAATTCCTGTATGGATATTTCTCCCGGCACCGAAAAGGTAACCGCAGGTTCCACGACTCTTATCCGTGGTACGGACTATGAAGTCAACTACGAGCTGGGTCAGATTGAACTTCTCAGTGAACGCGCTCTTGATCCTAATAAGGAAATCAAGGTAAGCTTCGAATGTGAACCGCTCTTTGAAATTGACAACAAGCTGTTGCTTGGTGCTCGTGCGGAATTACCTCTGGATCTTTACGGATTGGGTGCGGGTTCCGTGTTTGGTATTACCGCTCTATATAAGAGTCAGAGTACAACGGCAAAGACACCCACTCTTGGTAACGAACCTTATTCCAGCGTGCTGTGGGGAATGAACCTTCGCTTGCAGGATACGATTCCTGCCTTGACGGAATTGGTAAATGCAATTCCTGGCATAAACACTACCGCTCAATCTTCCTGGCGCTTTGAGGCTGAATTTGCTGCAAGCCGTCATAACGCAAACACCAGCGATGATGTCGAAGCCTTGGTGGAAGATTTTGAAGCGACTACTTCTGGCCTTACTTATTCTCTGTCCAGACTTTCTTGGTACCAGGCATCTCCGCCGGGTGGTGACACTCTTAACATGTCCACCTATATCAAGAACCAGGATTACCGCCATAAGGGTGAATTCATTTGGCACAGTAACAATACGGAACTGTACAAGCATATTTATCCTACGGTGGGTAACTCCGATGTGGATAACCAGCACTTGACCGTGCTGAAGATGACGCTTCGCGCTAATGATAATCTGACTGGTAATTCCTGGGGTGGTGTGATGCGTCCCAACAGCAGTTACTATCAGGATATGAGCGACATGAAGTACATCGAAGTGGTTGCTCGTGGTAACGTGGGATCCATCTATCTTGACTTGGGTCTTGTGAGTGAAGACTTGTCCATCAATGGTTATGCACCTAACGGTGTGTATGATGGTGAAAATGATTTGGGTACGACTGTTGCTCTTCATGATAGAGGTCTTGACAATAAGACTGGGGATAACGAAACCCGTTTGGTTTGGGACTGCCGTACCAGTGAATGTCAGTATGAAGAAAAGAGTTCCTTGAATTCCGATGCATCCACTAGCGATATTGCAATGGATGATTTTAATGGCAATTTGGACGATGATAGTGATCCGCCTGTAAATATTAATGGTACTGAAAACAACTCTGGCGAACGTACTTACGATACGGAAGACATTAACAAGAATGGATCTCTGGATAGGGACATTAGTTTTGTCCGTTATCGCATTGATCTTTCGGACGAAGACCCTCTGCACTTTGAAGAACTGAAAAACGGCTGGCGTAAGTGGCGCATTCCATTGAGCCAGTACGATACCATTGTTTCCTCCACAGGTAGCGATTACCGTACTATTCTTGGCGAAGCTCAGTACACCAGGATGTGGATTGGTTCCCTAAGTAATGGTGTGTCCGAAGCGAAGGTCCAGGTGGCCGGCCTTGCTGTGGTGGGCAATTCCTGGGAAGATGCGACTGTTGCGGATTTCTATAAGACTAGCTCTTCTGAAAATTCCCAGATCGTGGAAGTAAACGGCGTGGAACAGCAGGTTTCTGCTGAAGTGGCTACAAGAGATGCAACCTTTATTAAGGTTTCCACTCTCAATAACCGTGAAAATTCTGATAGATACCACAAGTCTCCCAATACAAAGACTGAACGTGATTCTGACTCCAACGCTCCTTTGAAGGAAACTGCACTCGTGCTGGATTATCAGAACATGAGCCCCGGTCAGGAAGTTGGCGTTACTCGTATTTTTGATACGGACAAGAAGGACTTCTCCAGCTATAAGTCCTTGAAGATGGAAATCCATTACGAGACGAAGGCGAAGTCTACTCCGGTCCGTTTCGCAATACAGTTTGGTGAAGGTTCTCTGGAAGGATCCTCTGACTATTATGAATGGAGCTTTAGGCCTATAAAGAAGCAAGATCCCTGTGGCGCTCGTGAACAGGACTGCGATGAAGAAAACTGGCTGGACAATGCGTTCGCTATGGACATTGCGGATTTCTCTGACTTGAAGCGTGGTCGCCGTCCGCCGTATGTCAACGCTGTTGAAAAGAACCTGGGTGGCGATCGTGAAGAAAAGATCCGCCTGGTGGGTAATCCTTCTGTTTCTAGCATTGACTGGATTCGCTTTGTGATTATTGCTGACTCTTCTGCCTCTGCCGAAGATTTGGAAGGTACTTTCTGGCTGGATGACCTGCGCCTTTCCGATATGGATACGGATTGGGGCTACGCTGCTCGTGTGGGTGGTCAGGTGAACTTCGCTGACTTTATTTCTCTGTCTGGAACGGTGCGTTACCAGGATGGTGCTTTTGCAACACTTTCTACTTCTAACGGATCTCCCAAACCGAAAATTTCTGAAGCCGCATCCCAGTTGGACATTGCTGGCGACTTTACCATGAACTTGAATAAGTTCCTGAACGATAGTGCCGGATTCCATATTCCTCTTTCTCTTGGGTACCATAGTACTACCAAGCGCCCCTACATGAAGCCCACTGATGACCTGCTCCTGAATAAGAGCAGCTTCGGTGAAATGACTAGCGACATGTTCCAGAATGAACTGGAAGTGACCTCCGACAAGAAGGAACAGGCTTTACGTGATAGCGCTGAATCTAAGGGCTACCAGTCTTATGTTCGTGAAAAGACGTTTGGCATTAGCTTCCGTAAGGATTACAAGGCCAGCGAAACTAAACTTGGTGAAGTCCTGTCCCAGATGTTCCTGGAAAGACCTGCCTTCAGTTATTCCTACCGTGAATCAGAAGGCCGCTCTACGACTTCGGCAGACTCTACTTATTCTTACCATACAGTGATGGAATATAAGCTGGGTACTTTCAGCATGTTCAAGTTCAGACCCTTTAGCAATCTTGCCAAGTACGGCTGGGCTAAGGAACTTTCCAAGACTGAATTTGAACCTTGGCCCCAGACTTTGGACTTGACCCTGTTTGACTTCAACTATGTTCGTTATGTGAACCAGAGCCGCGATCCGGATTTTGTGGAACCGCAGGTGGACCGTGTGGTGACTTACACCGCAGAATTGAACCACAAGCTGAACATGCGTTGGAATATTCTTTCCTTCCTATCAGCAAACTATGCCATCAATGTAAAGCGTGATATGTACGGTGGTGGTGACCGTGAAGGCTTTACCAAGGAAAACTTCTTCAGCAAGGGAGAAGGTGGCCTCTTTGCTAATGGCTACGTCTTTGACTTCGATCATTCCGACCGAAAGGTTTACTTCTCTGCTGATAGTATTGTTGCCATTCCTTATGACACCATTCCCAGGGTAAACGCCAATGGCGATACCATGACTATCAATATGGACAATCCGGATTCCTACCAGATTCTGTATGATAGCACCACCTTCTATAAGGTGGATAGTGTTGGCCGTCGTGAATATGGTCGTTCCTATGGTATTCTTCGCAACGAACGTTCTCGTTCTCAGCAGTTCAAGTTGACCTTTAATCCCAGACTGATTCCCTTCATCCCGTTCACAACCTCCTTCTCCTCTGATTTGAACCAGCAGAAGTCTATTCCGAACGATTATGACTTTATGGATGAAACCAGTATTGAGAAGAATTTCTGGACGATTTCTCAGACAAACCGCTTTGAATTCGCTCCCACATTGAAGGTTCTTGATTTGGTGAAGAACTTCGGCAAGGAATCCGCTGCGGCTAAGGCTCTTGAAGCCATCAAGTGGCGTGAAGTGAAGTTTAACTGGTCTGCAAGAACAAATACAGTGGGTGAAAACTTCACCTTGGCTCAGCTTTATGAAGAACAGGGTGTGACTCCGCTGCAGTATTATTTGTATGGCTTGGGCCTTGGTAACGGTTATCGTAATCGTGGTCTATGGAATATTGTTTCTGGTGATATGGGCCTGGATCATCGCGATGATTACAGAGGTTTCGCCCAGTATCGTAACCATCATGTGGATACTCTTGTCTATCAGGGTAACTTCCGTCATTCTGTATCCCGGAACTTCCAGGTGTCCAGCGGCATTACGCTGCCTATTTGGGATATCGGTCTTTCTGGCGACTTGCAGTGGAAGGAAGATTTCTCTCAGTCACGAGAATATCCCATGTACATCGATACGACTACCGTATGGCCGAAAATTGGCATTGGCATCACTGTTCCCAATTTCTCCCAGAGAGTTTCCTTCCTGAATGGATTCCGTAGTGTTTCTACTACGCATCGTTTCGAATATACGAAGACCACAACCGTACATCCGTTCCAGAGTGCAGAAGATTCCTGGAGCCATTCCATTAACTTTAACCCGCTGGTTCGTATTTCCTTCTTGCTGCAGAATAACATGCGCATCGAAAATAGTGTCCGCATGAAGATTGAATCTACGGATCGTCGTCCCAAGGAAGAAGTTGCGGGCTGTGTGAACTGGACTCCTGCAAATCGGGAATGCGAAGACGTGAACTCCACGGATACGACGGATTACTACTGGGAAACGCCCTGGATTCACACGAACCTGTATAATGACTTTGCCTTCAACATTGGCGATGACATCACCATTACCTACCCGCTGAAGATAGATAAGGTCCTGAAAATCTGGCGTTGGTTCTACAAGTTCAAGAATAGCATTGACTTGAAGTTTACCGCTGGTTATGACTACAAGAAGACTATCCGTAAGGAATACAATACTGTGGAAGGTTATTATATGTGGAATAAGGACAGCGGTACTGATGGCGTGTTTAAGCAGTGGTCTTATGTTTCTCCCACGACGGGTAAGAAGACTGAAACCGCTGTCTATAAGCCGGATCTGGAATTGGTTGATCGCACTGTTCCCTCCAGAACGCATGAATGGTTCCTGAGACCGAGTGCGAGCTACCAGTTCAACAAGATGGCGTCCATGAGTTCCTTCATTGAATATCGTCAGATTCACGAAAAGCTGGACGACGAAACGCCTCACCTGAGACAGATCCTGCAATTCGAAATTGCATTGATGCTGAGATTCAACTAA
- a CDS encoding acyl-CoA carboxylase subunit beta: MWNEKHLNRLNEYLSQAQAAGGAARIDKQHQSGKYTARERMEMLFDAGTFVEVGGLRKSSNRVLKESKVVLGDGVVTGYGKVNGRLVFASSQDFTVGGGALGQCHAEKICRVMDMAVEAGCPFVAMNDSGGARIDEGVFSLAGYSAIMARNVWASGVIPQIAVIMGPCAGGACYSPALSDFIFMTQSTSQMFLTGPAVVKQVMGENITAAELGGAPVHTAKSGVAHFMYPDDKQTLEGVRKLLSYLPQGNKCKPVPADQQMEEKEDEKGLKKLFKKFLNKQEATCETAEDKSATIQDIVPDNYKQAYDVSAVIAAFADVDSFFEVQKDWGKNVVIGFARLNGEVIGIVANQPKVLAGSLDVDGSSKAGRFVRFCDAFNIPLLALVDVPGYMPGSKQEYSGIIRHGAKLLYAFAEATVPKVTLILRKAFGGAYIAMNSKDVGADYVFALPIAQVAVMGAEGAVEIINKKEISAAPDPVAARAACIAKYEEELMNPYVAAAMGVVDEVIKPEDVRKRLVTAFDALKTKDQKRLWKKHANIPL, encoded by the coding sequence ATGTGGAACGAAAAACATCTGAATAGACTGAACGAGTACCTGAGCCAGGCTCAGGCTGCTGGTGGCGCTGCCCGTATCGATAAGCAGCATCAGTCCGGTAAGTACACTGCTCGCGAACGCATGGAAATGCTGTTCGATGCAGGCACTTTTGTGGAAGTTGGTGGCCTCCGCAAGTCCAGCAACCGCGTTCTCAAGGAAAGCAAGGTCGTCCTGGGTGACGGCGTCGTTACCGGTTACGGTAAGGTGAACGGTCGTCTGGTGTTCGCATCATCTCAGGACTTTACTGTTGGCGGTGGTGCTCTCGGTCAGTGCCATGCTGAAAAGATTTGCCGCGTCATGGACATGGCAGTGGAAGCTGGTTGCCCGTTCGTTGCTATGAACGACTCCGGTGGAGCTCGTATTGACGAAGGTGTGTTCTCTCTGGCTGGTTATAGCGCTATCATGGCTCGTAACGTTTGGGCTTCTGGCGTGATTCCTCAGATTGCCGTGATCATGGGCCCCTGCGCTGGTGGCGCCTGCTACTCTCCGGCTCTGTCTGACTTTATCTTCATGACTCAGTCCACTTCTCAGATGTTCCTTACCGGTCCGGCTGTGGTTAAGCAGGTCATGGGCGAAAACATCACCGCTGCCGAACTGGGCGGCGCTCCGGTTCACACTGCAAAGTCCGGTGTGGCTCACTTCATGTACCCCGATGACAAGCAGACCTTGGAAGGCGTTCGCAAGCTCCTTTCCTACCTGCCTCAGGGCAACAAGTGCAAGCCGGTTCCCGCTGATCAGCAGATGGAAGAAAAGGAAGACGAAAAGGGTCTCAAGAAGCTCTTCAAGAAGTTCCTGAACAAGCAGGAAGCTACCTGCGAAACTGCAGAAGACAAGAGCGCAACTATCCAGGACATCGTCCCGGATAACTACAAGCAGGCTTATGACGTTAGCGCCGTGATTGCCGCTTTCGCTGACGTTGATAGTTTCTTCGAAGTCCAGAAGGACTGGGGCAAGAACGTGGTGATCGGTTTCGCTCGCCTGAACGGTGAAGTTATCGGCATCGTGGCTAACCAGCCCAAGGTTCTCGCAGGTTCTCTGGATGTTGATGGCTCTTCCAAGGCTGGCCGCTTCGTTCGCTTCTGCGACGCCTTCAACATTCCGCTGCTGGCTCTCGTGGACGTTCCGGGTTACATGCCGGGCAGCAAGCAGGAATACTCTGGCATTATCCGCCACGGCGCAAAGCTCCTGTACGCCTTCGCCGAAGCAACCGTACCTAAGGTTACCCTCATCCTCCGTAAGGCCTTCGGTGGCGCTTACATCGCCATGAACTCCAAGGATGTGGGCGCAGACTACGTCTTCGCTCTCCCGATCGCTCAGGTGGCTGTGATGGGTGCAGAAGGTGCCGTTGAAATCATCAACAAGAAGGAAATCTCTGCTGCACCTGATCCGGTGGCTGCACGTGCCGCCTGCATCGCCAAGTACGAAGAAGAATTGATGAACCCCTACGTTGCCGCTGCCATGGGCGTGGTGGACGAAGTCATCAAGCCGGAAGACGTACGTAAGCGCCTTGTGACAGCCTTTGACGCTCTGAAGACTAAGGATCAGAAGCGCCTTTGGAAGAAACACGCTAACATACCGCTTTAG